The Plasmodium vinckei vinckei genome assembly, chromosome: PVVCY_09 genome includes the window CAATGAGTTGCgtaaatacataaaataaaataatttacttttttaatttattattattttggaaaataaaatattatatatttttaacttatactaaatttatattattattttatataagtaATATAACATTATGCATAATAATCAATATTGATTATTCTAtctaaatatatgataaatatgggtaactgttttttttattatgcatataccAATTATTTGTTACTATGctaacataataataaacataatttccatttttaaataaaaagaaaattaggAAATAAGAGACATACCCTCTTATTATATTACTATGAGagattataaaatatttttatcactcaataaaatatgcataaataaattggCTTATGAATTTTACTCAATATGCACacacataataaataatatatttaccccttaatcctttttttataatatttaaggaaatatcatattttaaaatattggaaataggaaatataatttttataatacgatataaatataaaatttataatagttACAGCGCattaagtttttttttacatatataatttatgtatatttttattttttttaatccaTGCCTATTCTCTCTTTTACAAGATATATATACGATAAGGCATATGAAGGAggaaaaaagataaaatataatgcaagcaaaatgaaaaatgaaaaaaaatattcacatTTTAATCTCATTAAATCTTTAAAGTTTTAAGGGGTCAAAAACTTCGTCTCTTTTTGGAATAATGGAAATGCTTACTGATATCAAAAGgtatctatattttataatatctcAATAGTTTTCCAACATTTTCCAACATTTTCCAACAtttttcaacatttttcaacattttttcttattatgGGCTAGCCAAAAATGgcatattaatttaaactATAGTATACATAATCCCTCTCTACTCATTTGTGAAtatcaaattaaaaattattatcatgttttgtcatatattattatgtcttaattattttgagCCTTTAATCTGTTTCTTCTTTCTTCGATAATGTCCAATTTAATACCCTTTTCTCTTGGTAAACTGATATATGGTTTTGTACCATCCCCAATAACAAATATGTTACTTAATCTTGTAGCAAATACTTTTCCTCGACTATCTTTGACATGAATAATATCATATGttcctatatttttatcaatagATAAAATAGTTCCTACTCTACCAACACTGTGTCCAGCTGTCACCATAACCATATTACCAACttgaaattttaaatgttCTAAAACTTTTCCTGATTCTAAATCTAATCTTATAGTATCATTCACTTTTACTTCAGGATGAATATATGGGATACTTCGACCATCATGAGTAATAGCAATTGATAATTTTCCCTTtcttaatattattttttttactttacataatttatatttactttCTTCATTTGTAATTCTATGGGGAACAAATCGGCCTTTTAcatcatataataatcgAAAAAATTCATTTGATTTAGTGATATGTATAACATCCATTAATCCTACTGGGAATGTACAATCTGTTcttgttttattatcaacTTTTACGATCTTTTGAattaaaatcatttttactTCATCAAAAGTTAAAGCATATTTTAGCCTATTTCTTAAAAGAATAACCAAAGGTATACTTTCAAGCAATTTGTGGGGACCACTGCTGGTTTTGGGCGCATATTGCCCATCCATTTTGTTCAACATCCAATGCGATGGTGCATTGACCCTCTTCATGTGCTTCTTTATTCCTTTACCCTACAAAGAGAAAGTGAAAAGTGAGAGTGATAAATGGTGAAGTAACAAATGAAATAACATTATGTacaaataaacatatagtATGAACATGGGGGCTGTACAAGGatctattaatattttttcatatatccTAGCccatattataaatttaagaatcttatatattttttcaactcAAGTAATCTCacaatacatataatacattatatttctacatataatttttttcagtttttttttattttgtattaccATTTTTCAcgaaaaattttaaataaagttaGTGTTTTGGGAAATTTCtttaaatgtatataaaatttaaaaataataaaaagttgTTAAAACTTCTTAACAATTtgtgttttatataataaaaataaataataaattttaaaaaaaaattatttatttggaaacgttcaaaaaaattaaaactatataataactctttttaatttaaatttagaGTATTCTCATtctatacatattatttataattaaatacaaaacctttattatttatatataaaaaattattatatgtatagtGCCAACAAaggatattttttaatacatatatatatatgttcttatttttttcgcactataaatatgcttataaatttattgttattttgtatatttccCAATGacaaaacaattttaatgcATACCctatatatcataattatttttattctcaccctattaatataatatatatagtagtATATCCATTATACAAAAgcaatattttcatttttcatgctcctgttattatatagaaggattgcatataatatataacaattattatatatgcgcataaaatatatatatcccttaaaaataaaaaaaaaatgaaaaggtTAAGTATATAGGGGAATAAGGCTATACACCTACACCACTTCCATtgctaataaaaattagcatattatttacaatcccataaacaaaaaaaataaaaatatattttacttatttactatattaattgtaattttttttaaattaaaaagaataatttatcacaattttatttttttttattttaaatattttacaattttaaaaccttaaaattttaattatattaagcaaattaaaacaagttctttatttattcccCTTATAAAGGGGGAAAGAGGgtctataaaaaaaactatgGACAAAAATGTCAACAAAAACATaaagtaataatacaaaataaatgataacaATGAAACAATACTATAATAAGcatttgtttatttccTCATTCCTTAATATAAAGATATCGTTTTAAATTCGGGGATATGTTCTTTTCCCTTTTTCATTACATATGCTACCTTACTAATACagccaaaaaaaaaaaaaaaaagtaaaaatagctagattataatatgctgtatataaattatacttTTGAATATTGTCAACTAAAGTTTTGTTAAAACTATTcgaataagaaaaataaaaattccatttttaagATTGCATAATGTATACTTTCCACCTTTTGGAAATTTGTGTGTAAactaaaaagaaataaagtCTTTCTCATAATATccattaaaataataacaaaattgagatgaatatatttttgtcaaacttatttattttatgttaaaataaaatattttacttaGCTAgccataaaaaaaagctgtatttttttttttttacgaGGTCATAAATTTACAATCTTTAAGTCTAACTTTTGCAAATTTTGTATagatatgcataatataatattatatttaaaaaatggaaaatttcctaaaatttttataacaaaCTATGCAAATATTCTTTatcaatattaattatgctaaatatttttatctttttttaaaataccCTAATTGCTTACTTccttaaaaattatatacaaaggccacacacatatatattgtatattttttttttgtcatcttttaaacacaaaaaagtgtatataattaattatacataACGATTATTTTCCTATTTTGGAAAtccttttaaaaaaaaacgagaCATTTCCTcaacataattattattctttatttgttaTAAATGATGCCAATGTGGCAATAACTTTTCTTAATAATGCATATtgtaaatcaaaaaaaagataaaaaaacagaCAAAACATAAACGTCACAATGATAGTCGAAGGAAAAATAGAAACAGAAATTAATGAAGACatagaaaaagaaatatatgaatgcTTCTCATTATTTGATACAAGTAAAAGTGGGTATATTGATATTAgggaattttattttgcttTAAAATCTCTTggtttaaattttaaaaaagaccaagtaaaaaaattatttttagaaataaaaaataatattgatgaTAAACTAAATTTTGatgaattttttgatatcGCATCAAAGCATATAAATACCAGATataatgaagaagaaataGATAACATGTTTTCACTTTTTGATCCCAATGATACTGGTACCTAAGTAGTCGTAATGCTTACATCTCCCATTCTTACACTTCCCATATgcttacatttttatactttttttacaatttagGAAAAATTACTTTGAGTTCTCTTAAAACGGCTTGCGATGACATAGGTAGGGAATGGAAAATGAATGGTACATGTCCTATCCATTTATATAAGCTTATCTAAagctatatataatgtgtgtgcttcttttttttaggGGAACACATTGAAGAGTCGGAACTAAAACGTATGATCGATTATgctgataaaaataatgataaatctATTGATAAAAgtgaatttaaaaatttggtTTTGTCTATTTGGAAAAATGCACTCTTAAGTGATTTGGATTCAgattatgaataaaaattttttaatttttaaagttgaaaaattgaaaaaattgaaaaattgaaaaaattgaaaaaattgaaaaattgaaaaaccGAAACATATGCACATGCATTAAATGgtgataaattaaaaatgtaaaaaattaaaagtaagaaaaaaaaagtaaaaaaaaaagtaaaaaatataatttcacATTATGCGACAATAGGGGTGTGACAAAAAAGGGGGTAAAGCCATTATTATGAGTCGGCAAAACCGAAAAATAAGCatcaaaataaacataaacatgccataaaaatagaaataaatatgcatcaaaataaacattaaaaatgacataaaaatgacattaaaaatgacataaaaaatgacatAAAAATGACATAAAAATGAGCCACCTCATGCTTATTCGTGCAAGTAGTAGCTCATTGTTGATGCGCTTTCAATACTTGTAACTATACTATCTACTTCAAAAGATTGATGATAATTCTCATCAAATAAACTAGCATAAAAGTTAATTTGAGATCCTGTTTCTTTTCCATATGAATCAAAATTAGAAGCAAAAACAACTGTATGagaattttgtaaaaatatatattcatcatCTGTTATATGTAAATCTTCTTCATTTGATGTAGccaatttttgtattactTCATTTTCTGgtaattttgttttcattgtatttaacatatttttatgtacataaaaatagtttagTAATGTCGAAACTGGACCTACACGTTGATTTGGTTTTTCTAAAGTCAACCATTCATTAGAAGcccatttttttccatttttctctaacttatatatagattttttattatttgaaacataaatataattattttcttctttattattattagttAAGTAGGTAATATAggaaatatattgaaataattcattatcttcttttgtttttttataaacattaAAACATTGATATGATTTATCTTTTTGATTGACAacacatttattaatataatttttttcttcatcattACATGCTACATATACAATTAGTTCACTATCTGtgctattatatttatctattGATAATCCAAATGGTTGTggtaaatttatttttacatttccATTCtttaaatgtatatatatcatattatCTAATGGGTATGATAATGCATGTACACCTTTTACAGACTTATAATCAAATgctatataattttttaatccaTCAAATACAATATGACCAGTATATCCCTCACTATAATTTTCTGAAGGGTTTAAACTactaacaaaattattttgagcATCATAATAACAAACTTCATCAAAaactttattttctttagaACAAGTACTTGAACATATTGCATAAGGGGATGTTGATAaatgattatttattttttttaatgttaatttttttatatcattatttggaACCGATTTAACATCACGAAGATCTAAACTTcctttatttattgtacAATTAAATTGATTTGTCCATAATATATctaacatatatttttgatcttcaacattttctttattttcattaatatttttattaggaatattaaaatatttaggtttattattttttaattgtttcATCCATAATTTTTGCTCTCCTGGATCTTTACGACTATCCatagataaatatatatcataaacACTAAAATACATTGGATTCATATCAGAACTATACATatctataatattaaatatttcaatttctttattattatttatatttacactTGCTAggtatatacaattttcaGAAGAGGGTTTATCTTgagatattttttttgtattaataattatataatcacTAAGATTGTTTGTCATTGGATTAGTGATCGTTTTAGAACTTAAtcctaatattttttcattctttttttcaaaagaatatattttaataccTTTTAAATtagcattattttttacattttttctatCAATTACAGCTTGATAAACATTTTCTGCATTCTCAACGACATATAATCTGTCTTCTACAATACTAATTGAATTAACAACAGataaattttttccatttaatttttcaataataCTTAATATGGTTATATAtcctttattttcatcatattttatatgagcaatgaaatatttactttttattgtacatatcaaaaaaaattgatttTCAACAACATCAGATATTATTCCTGTATAAAACATTTCATCATTGTTAAATAGTTTGTCATATTTTGAATCATTAATGCTAACCattgaaattttttttttttcttcatcagCTTTGTATATATCAAGATCAGCGACAATTAAAACTAATCCATTATTAGCTGCCATACCAgctatataatttttatcattgaATGTTATTGGCAttacatttaaattatttttgtataaatataaagaattttGAAATtcttgttttatataatatgttggttttttattttttttactattacTATCTATTGTCATATGAGGTATACAATATATTGGAaaattcattaaatattcTGTTTCTAATTTTATTGACTCTCCTTCACTTATTACACGGAGATTAGATATAGTATTTAGTTGTTctgttaatattaattttccaGAATGTTgtacataatatttacaGTTCCCACCACTGGCAATGTAAGCCACTGCCAACGCAAACAAACATAGCATCAtcttaattaaatttttaataatataaatatttgtaacttttaaaatgtatagGATATTCCCATAAATCCCTTGGCTTCTATTCCTTTCTATATACACTCAAAgtgataaattttttgttttttttaaaattctCTTTCTGCAATATTATATCAATACAAAGTGTGTATTGGGAtagttaaataatatataagtaaAAGTAAtgcaaaacaaaataaactatgtatatatgtttttacaaatataatcaAGTACGctacttaaaaaataacataaaaaaaatgtacatatattatgtacatatttatatttactcGTTCAGGCTTCTATGCTAAAAACTAAACAAGTTCTTATcataaaaatcaaaattatttcattataaaaaatgtataaaaaacagCGTGAAAATGCACactcctttttttttttcttttttttcactttttgttatgctttatatatttatgtaattttacttttttagAATTTCTtcaaaacaataaaatgactttttatttttctaccctaataaaaaaaatcccattattatttcatcatttatatatttatgtacgTATTAAcgtaaattttatttttttttaattagtGAGAAAAAGTCAAATTGATATtaattggaaaaaaaaaaaaaattgtagatatataaaaatcggaaaaatataagaaaaaagtaaaaatatgaaaaaaacaatgaaaaataaaaaaatagaaaaaaaccattttttatattaaggttatctatttttatttaaattaataaaagggatatatgtacatttatttttttctctataCTTTTTTTGCGCAATTTATTAACGGCGTTTCAAAGCATGCAACTTCATTTTAAGAActtcaataaaaaatgtattatcCATTTTGTTTAGGTTGTACAGTGTCATAAATTAGtcagaaaatgaaaaagaaaaaaaataaatataaaaataagtacaaaaataaatacattacTTCTACTttataaaatggaaattttttattcaccCTTTTGCCTAAACCCCAAATATTACCTCACCATTTCTATctaccatttttttttctttttttcagaAATATTAGGTGAAAAAAATTCGAACTACCTTATAACAACAATCTCgaacataaaaaagatggaaaaaaaaaggaaaaattgtaaagaaaaaaataaaaaaacacaacctaataaataagtttttatataaattatttattaagcCCTATACAACCCTCTTAATAAGTGTAAATcactaataatatttttttataattttaaaaaatggggGAAAACCTTTTCTATATCTGTAACACTATTTACCCACAAATTAACTAcacaattttttactattcattttttttagtttgaaaaaaaataaaaaatatttactgTTTCAaacacatattttataatacacAATTGTCACACCAATCTTTATAcactcatttttttcttttctttttctccCCCTATTTAACACCAAACAGTTTATTTCACAAAAGAAAGTAGCAAACCTTTACATATTAGTGATGACACACttttgtatatacatatataataggcatataaaatggaaatcacatgaaaatgtatatataccaCATTCTCCTAACTCTTTAAATATAGgcctataaaaatatacactATATCAAAAAGtagtgtaaaaaataaaagtgaaATACTTTATTTCCCTTCAAATTTATAGAAACAAATAaagttttaatattatagttttattatgaacaaatataattagttatttgttatattccttttacaaaatttaataaataaaatgaaatattatgcatatatttacataaataatattatatggtttaaaaatataaatggatTATCACATTATTTTGgaaatattgttttataaaattataaattatttaaataaaaatattttttataaaattatatattattaaagctggtattaattaaaaataacgTCGTTGAAAAAATACGTATAGCAAATGTAACAGcaaaataaatggaaaagtcgtggagaaaaaaaaaattattttactgAGATcttcaaataataacattataatttttgacTATATaatctaaattattttttataaataaagtttaaaaaagtaaaaaataaaacaaacaaaataagcaaaataataaatacatgccacacatattttaaaagaaaagaaaaaagaacaaGTTAATGGAttccaaaaataaaagctATCTTTTTTAGTTatacttttattaaaataattaaataataaatattatgttcTTTGtacttaaaaatataaggtaaaaaaaatatgttatactatttttattaattataagaaaaatatgtttaaaaaataaatctatatgtttatattttgggGCTATAGAAAACTATTAAGATTGAAAATTTAAGAGTGTAACCTAAATATActcataaataatttatgcaTACTATAAATCATGCACACATAAGTTGAACTAACAAAGCCCcaataaatcaaatatcttatcaccatttttatgctacatctttttatacatatagacaaatttatacatgcacatatacattattattgttatttctttttactTCCTTTTTAATAGATTGAGCCAATGATGAAACATggaaaaagtgaaaatgtTTTCAAATACattgaaaaaacaaatgagACGAATCTGTAcagaataaataaaggaCTTGTTCCTGGCATGAATGTAGAAGGGAACATGTATGTAAATGAAagattaaaattattaatagatgaagaaataaatatgtatcaACTAAATAAATGCTCTACATT containing:
- a CDS encoding translocon component PTEX88, putative, with protein sequence MMLCLFALAVAYIASGGNCKYYVQHSGKLILTEQLNTISNLRVISEGESIKLETEYLMNFPIYCIPHMTIDSNSKKNKKPTYYIKQEFQNSLYLYKNNLNVMPITFNDKNYIAGMAANNGLVLIVADLDIYKADEEKKKISMVSINDSKYDKLFNNDEMFYTGIISDVVENQFFLICTIKSKYFIAHIKYDENKGYITILSIIEKLNGKNLSVVNSISIVEDRLYVVENAENVYQAVIDRKNVKNNANLKGIKIYSFEKKNEKILGLSSKTITNPMTNNLSDYIIINTKKISQDKPSSENCIYLASVNINNNKEIEIFNIIDMYSSDMNPMYFSVYDIYLSMDSRKDPGEQKLWMKQLKNNKPKYFNIPNKNINENKENVEDQKYMLDILWTNQFNCTINKGSLDLRDVKSVPNNDIKKLTLKKINNHLSTSPYAICSSTCSKENKVFDEVCYYDAQNNFVSSLNPSENYSEGYTGHIVFDGLKNYIAFDYKSVKGVHALSYPLDNMIYIHLKNGNVKINLPQPFGLSIDKYNSTDSELIVYVACNDEEKNYINKCVVNQKDKSYQCFNVYKKTKEDNELFQYISYITYLTNNNKEENNYIYVSNNKKSIYKLEKNGKKWASNEWLTLEKPNQRVGPVSTLLNYFYVHKNMLNTMKTKLPENEVIQKLATSNEEDLHITDDEYIFLQNSHTVVFASNFDSYGKETGSQINFYASLFDENYHQSFEVDSIVTSIESASTMSYYLHE
- a CDS encoding 40S ribosomal protein S4, putative yields the protein MGKGIKKHMKRVNAPSHWMLNKMDGQYAPKTSSGPHKLLESIPLVILLRNRLKYALTFDEVKMILIQKIVKVDNKTRTDCTFPVGLMDVIHITKSNEFFRLLYDVKGRFVPHRITNEESKYKLCKVKKIILRKGKLSIAITHDGRSIPYIHPEVKVNDTIRLDLESGKVLEHLKFQVGNMVMVTAGHSVGRVGTILSIDKNIGTYDIIHVKDSRGKVFATRLSNIFVIGDGTKPYISLPREKGIKLDIIEERRNRLKAQNN
- a CDS encoding centrin-4, putative, giving the protein MIVEGKIETEINEDIEKEIYECFSLFDTSKSGYIDIREFYFALKSLGLNFKKDQVKKLFLEIKNNIDDKLNFDEFFDIASKHINTRYNEEEIDNMFSLFDPNDTGKITLSSLKTACDDIGEHIEESELKRMIDYADKNNDKSIDKSEFKNLVLSIWKNALLSDLDSDYE